In Natronococcus occultus SP4, the following proteins share a genomic window:
- a CDS encoding DUF5828 family protein encodes MEESISGFKVRGDWGDVVEHGERITRALRKAGVHDPDHDYGASFARAFEEWDEWRPKAHETLERDVSEKTADQASVEEGKGERAGKEPDEDIKTAGEKLSESYEHLEKDDADAAVDDWKESIDYVARAADSASRKALRRVEDTVYQNVMTQLAPYYFDNELISANIQQSTRGEGEQFIFEVNVNDDVLKEDVSGQLAEFEDSIDRWHVEVEKDTEAAEAIEGAEPPPEAEDNSKSTTN; translated from the coding sequence ATGGAAGAGAGCATCTCGGGATTCAAGGTTCGCGGCGACTGGGGAGACGTCGTCGAGCACGGCGAGCGCATCACGCGTGCGCTGCGAAAGGCCGGCGTACACGATCCCGACCACGACTACGGTGCCAGCTTCGCCCGCGCCTTCGAGGAGTGGGACGAGTGGCGCCCGAAAGCCCACGAAACGCTCGAGCGGGACGTCAGCGAGAAGACGGCCGACCAGGCCAGCGTCGAAGAGGGGAAAGGTGAGCGAGCGGGCAAAGAACCCGACGAGGACATCAAGACCGCCGGCGAGAAGCTGTCGGAGTCGTACGAACACTTAGAGAAAGACGACGCCGACGCCGCAGTCGACGACTGGAAGGAGTCGATCGATTACGTCGCGCGTGCGGCCGACTCCGCGAGCCGCAAGGCGCTCCGGCGGGTCGAGGACACGGTCTACCAGAACGTGATGACCCAGCTCGCGCCGTACTACTTCGACAACGAGCTCATCAGCGCGAACATCCAGCAGTCGACCCGCGGCGAGGGCGAGCAGTTCATCTTCGAGGTCAACGTCAACGACGACGTTCTGAAGGAGGACGTCTCCGGTCAGCTCGCGGAGTTCGAGGACTCGATCGACCGCTGGCACGTCGAGGTCGAGAAAGACACCGAGGCCGCCGAAGCGATCGAGGGCGCCGAGCCGCCGCCGGAGGCCGAGGACAACTCGAAGTCGACGACGAACTAA
- a CDS encoding YgaP family membrane protein, with amino-acid sequence MNPNVGGLDRILRIVVGIALLVVGYRNRDRTLGTLAFVAGSDVFATAIVQRCPANELLGIDTCS; translated from the coding sequence ATGAATCCAAACGTCGGCGGACTCGATCGCATACTGCGGATCGTCGTCGGAATCGCCCTGCTCGTCGTCGGCTACCGGAACCGCGACCGAACGCTCGGGACGCTGGCGTTCGTCGCCGGCAGCGACGTTTTCGCGACCGCGATCGTCCAGCGCTGTCCCGCCAACGAACTCCTCGGAATCGACACCTGTAGCTAG
- a CDS encoding ATP-binding cassette domain-containing protein has product MLRIEDVHKSYGDEEVLRGIDLEIDRGDVEVLVGPSGSGKSTLLRCLNRLTEVDSGHIYLGETEVTAPDTDPNAVRQQIGMVFQDINLFAHLTARKNVTLGLRKVRGLSAAEARQRADSELDRVGLADQADSYPAQLSGGQKQRVGIARALAMDPEVMLFDEPTSALDPELSNEVLEVMQGLVAEGMTMVVVTHEMRFARGGASEITFLADGEIVERGPPETLFENPEHERTKQFFESIRHE; this is encoded by the coding sequence CTGTTGCGCATCGAGGACGTCCACAAGTCCTACGGCGACGAGGAGGTGCTCCGGGGGATCGACCTCGAGATCGACCGCGGAGACGTCGAGGTGCTGGTCGGCCCCAGCGGGAGCGGGAAGTCCACGCTGTTGCGGTGTCTCAACCGTCTGACCGAGGTCGACAGCGGACACATCTACCTCGGGGAGACGGAGGTCACTGCCCCCGATACCGACCCCAACGCCGTCCGCCAGCAGATCGGGATGGTGTTCCAGGACATCAACCTCTTCGCCCACCTCACCGCGCGCAAAAACGTCACGCTCGGGCTGCGGAAGGTCCGCGGGCTGAGCGCGGCGGAGGCCCGCCAGCGCGCCGACAGCGAACTCGACCGGGTCGGGCTGGCCGACCAGGCCGACTCCTACCCGGCTCAGCTGTCGGGCGGCCAGAAACAGCGCGTCGGGATCGCCCGCGCGCTGGCGATGGATCCCGAAGTAATGCTGTTCGACGAGCCCACCAGCGCGCTCGACCCCGAACTCAGCAACGAGGTCCTCGAGGTGATGCAAGGGCTGGTGGCCGAGGGGATGACGATGGTCGTTGTCACCCACGAGATGCGTTTCGCCCGCGGGGGCGCAAGCGAGATCACGTTCCTCGCCGACGGCGAGATCGTCGAACGTGGGCCGCCGGAGACGCTGTTCGAGAACCCCGAGCACGAACGAACGAAGCAGTTCTTCGAGAGCATCCGCCATGAGTAG
- a CDS encoding M48 family metallopeptidase → MPLAPDRRLQLRIAGALALVVGLNAVLIAAIAWSGATVLSASGRSAIEPGLPAAVGTVLACAVGLVAVQARYGSRRAVSGLDLEDVDGGGDGPRNVASRVRRLATQADVPVPSVAVADRPEPGCLTVGRQRSPTIVLTTGLLEELDDDELEAALAHEIAHVANRDLPVVTAVAATVAIGDRLLERERLLRRVLENTVLIALVTGIGVVVFAVPILVLGVVYLAVSAVARTVLGANAIVLGLFSRTREYAADRGASRLTGNPAALASALEALGEGARPRTDARVDASATLGIVPRSLALEATADDGTDESWVERFFPSVSFELIGEPNRFERAVIGIGTRIHARLLAPAAAGARRLLGWRPATHPPATARIERLRTLERRRRE, encoded by the coding sequence ATGCCGCTCGCGCCCGACCGACGGCTGCAGCTCCGGATCGCCGGCGCGCTCGCGCTGGTCGTGGGGCTCAACGCCGTCCTCATCGCGGCGATCGCCTGGAGCGGGGCCACCGTCCTCTCGGCCAGCGGTCGCTCGGCGATAGAGCCGGGGCTCCCGGCCGCGGTCGGAACGGTTCTCGCCTGCGCGGTCGGTCTCGTCGCCGTCCAGGCGCGGTACGGCTCGCGGCGGGCCGTCTCCGGGCTCGACCTCGAGGACGTCGACGGCGGCGGCGACGGGCCGCGAAACGTCGCGAGCCGGGTCCGACGGCTGGCGACCCAGGCCGACGTCCCCGTTCCGTCGGTGGCCGTCGCCGACCGCCCCGAGCCGGGCTGTCTGACCGTCGGGCGCCAGCGGTCGCCGACGATCGTCCTCACGACGGGGCTGCTCGAGGAGCTCGACGACGACGAACTCGAGGCCGCGCTGGCCCACGAGATCGCCCACGTCGCGAACCGCGATCTGCCGGTCGTCACCGCCGTCGCCGCGACCGTCGCGATCGGCGATCGGCTGCTCGAACGCGAGCGACTGCTCCGGCGCGTCCTCGAGAATACGGTGCTGATTGCCCTCGTCACGGGGATCGGCGTCGTCGTCTTCGCGGTGCCGATCCTGGTCCTCGGCGTCGTCTACCTCGCCGTAAGCGCGGTCGCCCGGACGGTACTGGGTGCGAACGCGATCGTCCTCGGGCTCTTTTCGCGGACCCGCGAGTACGCCGCCGACCGTGGCGCGAGCCGTCTCACCGGGAATCCGGCGGCGCTCGCGAGCGCACTGGAGGCGCTCGGTGAGGGCGCTCGTCCCCGAACGGACGCGCGGGTAGACGCCAGCGCGACTCTCGGGATCGTGCCGCGGTCGCTGGCTCTCGAAGCGACCGCGGACGACGGGACCGACGAGAGCTGGGTCGAGCGATTCTTCCCCTCGGTGTCGTTCGAACTGATCGGGGAGCCGAACCGCTTCGAGCGGGCAGTGATCGGGATCGGCACGCGGATCCACGCCCGACTCCTCGCGCCGGCAGCGGCCGGCGCACGTCGGCTGCTAGGCTGGCGCCCGGCCACGCATCCGCCGGCGACGGCGCGGATCGAACGGCTGCGAACGCTCGAGCGACGCCGGCGCGAGTAA
- a CDS encoding amino acid ABC transporter permease — MSVADALGIDVGRLRESTDDLGRVAMVVAGIAFWGWLVTRWLYDWTLGRWGIGPGAGENVLSPAPFEQAAAALEGSVVALGPVRLPVDWLATLVDGVALAIDIAPALATGAWYTVVLTTVAIVLGFFIAVPMAVLRVYGGPFRWIALTYTELIRGTPLLAQLFVLYYTPYLALWLNDASVVGQGFVPDYAFWIAIIGFTINGSAYQAEYIRGALESVDEGQLTAARAIGLSKLEGIRHVVLPQTLRYAIPAWTNELVYLIKYSSLAGFITVPELYYRASRIASSTFEYTPIFTLLALVYLGIVLSATNLMDRVERRYAVPGIGQAEGRQQG; from the coding sequence ATGAGCGTCGCCGACGCCCTCGGGATCGACGTCGGCCGACTCCGCGAGTCGACCGACGACCTCGGTCGGGTGGCGATGGTCGTCGCCGGGATCGCCTTCTGGGGGTGGCTGGTCACGCGCTGGCTCTACGACTGGACGCTCGGCCGCTGGGGTATCGGTCCCGGAGCGGGCGAGAACGTCCTCTCGCCGGCTCCGTTCGAACAAGCCGCAGCGGCGCTCGAGGGCTCCGTCGTCGCCCTCGGTCCGGTTAGACTCCCCGTCGACTGGCTCGCCACCCTCGTCGACGGGGTCGCGCTGGCGATCGACATCGCGCCCGCGCTGGCGACCGGCGCGTGGTATACGGTCGTCCTGACGACGGTCGCGATCGTGCTCGGCTTCTTTATCGCCGTGCCGATGGCCGTCCTGCGGGTCTACGGCGGCCCGTTCCGGTGGATCGCGCTGACCTACACCGAGCTGATCCGGGGGACGCCGCTTTTGGCCCAGCTGTTCGTGCTCTACTACACGCCGTACCTGGCGCTGTGGCTCAACGACGCCTCCGTCGTCGGCCAGGGGTTCGTCCCCGACTACGCGTTCTGGATCGCCATCATCGGCTTCACGATCAACGGCTCGGCTTACCAGGCCGAGTACATCCGAGGGGCCTTAGAGAGCGTCGACGAGGGCCAGCTCACCGCGGCCCGCGCGATCGGGCTCTCCAAACTGGAGGGGATCCGCCACGTCGTGCTCCCCCAGACGCTGCGGTACGCGATCCCCGCCTGGACGAACGAGCTGGTCTACCTGATCAAGTACTCCTCGCTGGCGGGATTCATTACCGTTCCAGAACTGTACTACCGGGCCAGCCGGATCGCGTCCTCGACGTTCGAGTACACGCCGATCTTTACGCTGCTGGCGCTGGTCTATCTGGGCATCGTGCTGTCGGCGACGAACCTGATGGACCGCGTCGAACGTCGCTACGCTGTTCCGGGAATCGGCCAGGCCGAGGGCCGACAGCAGGGTTAG
- the upp gene encoding uracil phosphoribosyltransferase, with the protein MTIEDRENAHLVTHALAKHTLSQLRDVETEQVSFRKGLVKLGRICGYEIIDGRMETEYVEIETPLEPTMGERVRGLDDVVIINVLRAATPFVEGLLKAFPRARQGVISASRDEDAGRGDDGSFPITVDYVKLPEITEEDTVIIADPMLATGSTMCTVLDHVIENSPEPENLIVLSAVSAPEGLLRVDETHPEADLLTVSIDDRLDEDGFIVPGLGDAGDRAFRTT; encoded by the coding sequence ATGACGATCGAAGACCGGGAGAACGCGCATCTGGTCACGCACGCACTCGCAAAACACACGCTCTCGCAGCTTCGGGACGTCGAGACCGAGCAGGTCAGCTTCCGGAAGGGGCTTGTCAAGCTCGGTCGGATCTGTGGCTACGAGATCATCGACGGCCGAATGGAGACCGAGTACGTCGAGATCGAGACGCCCCTGGAGCCGACGATGGGCGAGCGGGTCCGAGGACTCGACGACGTCGTCATCATCAACGTCTTGCGGGCGGCGACGCCGTTCGTCGAGGGACTGCTGAAGGCGTTCCCGCGTGCCCGCCAGGGCGTCATCAGCGCGAGCCGCGACGAGGACGCCGGTCGCGGGGACGACGGCTCGTTCCCGATCACGGTCGACTACGTCAAGCTCCCCGAGATCACCGAGGAGGATACGGTGATCATCGCCGACCCGATGCTCGCGACCGGGAGCACGATGTGTACCGTTCTGGACCACGTCATCGAGAACTCCCCCGAACCCGAGAACCTGATCGTTCTCTCGGCAGTTTCGGCACCGGAGGGGCTGCTCCGGGTCGACGAGACCCATCCCGAGGCCGACCTGCTGACGGTCTCGATCGACGATCGCCTCGACGAGGACGGGTTCATCGTGCCCGGGCTGGGCGACGCCGGCGACCGGGCGTTTCGGACGACCTAG